One genomic segment of Streptomyces sp. NBC_00239 includes these proteins:
- a CDS encoding YczE/YyaS/YitT family protein, translating into MTGTGDRSLPPVDRHPAGQPAGRVRHPALVYPAGCLLFSVGAHFFIRSRLGTDPLDVFALGVLEHLPLTIGICQAAVAVVCIGIWAGWNRRRPVLSPFVTFFLCGSLIDLLQWAGLAGHLRLGGYPLMLAGAVLCAYASSLIIMSGFGIRAIDLVAITIRQRWKWPFWCGKGLIEAVLLAAGWLLGGPVGVGTLTFLVFVDLLIEPFVRFNRRYLDIPDRGFAAPAPARQGAPVSG; encoded by the coding sequence ATGACCGGCACCGGCGACCGCAGCCTCCCGCCCGTCGACAGGCATCCCGCCGGGCAGCCCGCGGGACGGGTGCGGCATCCCGCGCTCGTCTACCCGGCCGGCTGTCTGCTGTTCTCGGTGGGCGCCCACTTCTTCATACGGTCGCGGCTCGGGACCGACCCCCTGGACGTCTTCGCCCTCGGGGTCCTCGAACACCTTCCGCTGACCATCGGCATCTGCCAGGCGGCCGTCGCCGTCGTCTGCATCGGCATCTGGGCCGGGTGGAACCGGCGGCGCCCGGTCCTCTCGCCGTTCGTGACGTTCTTCCTCTGCGGCTCCCTGATCGACCTGCTCCAGTGGGCAGGCCTCGCCGGACACCTACGCCTCGGCGGCTACCCGCTGATGCTCGCCGGCGCCGTGCTGTGCGCGTACGCCTCGTCCCTGATCATCATGAGCGGCTTCGGCATCCGCGCGATCGACCTGGTCGCGATCACCATCAGGCAGCGGTGGAAGTGGCCGTTCTGGTGCGGGAAGGGCCTGATCGAAGCGGTGCTGCTGGCCGCCGGATGGCTGCTCGGCGGCCCGGTCGGCGTCGGCACGCTGACCTTCCTCGTCTTCGTCGACCTGCTGATCGAGCCCTTCGTCCGCTTCAACCGCCGCTACCTCGACATCCCCGACCGGGGCTTCGCGGCGCCGGCTCCCGCCCGTCAGGGCGCCCCGGTCTCCGGGTAG
- a CDS encoding LysE/ArgO family amino acid transporter, producing the protein MNLIPALVAGLGLGFLVALPLGPIGLLCVRSVLSNGLVPGIAIGLGAALVDAVYAALGLAGVGKLLDVPVLRTTLGLAGAVVMAYLGFRSVRSAFKAKGAVDTEGEAVPAWTAFRTALTATAANPATIGYWAAAFAAASAANVTGSLAASVAMLVGVACGTLLWFTTLSLGTAVFRRWFTSRMLQGVDLLAGVGVMFFGGFLAYQAIG; encoded by the coding sequence GTGAACCTGATTCCGGCGTTGGTCGCCGGACTCGGTCTCGGATTCCTGGTGGCTCTTCCGCTCGGCCCGATCGGCCTGCTCTGCGTACGAAGCGTCCTCAGCAACGGACTCGTACCCGGCATCGCCATCGGACTCGGGGCGGCCCTGGTGGACGCGGTCTACGCGGCACTGGGGCTGGCCGGAGTCGGCAAGCTGCTGGATGTTCCCGTACTGCGCACCACACTGGGCCTCGCCGGCGCAGTGGTCATGGCGTACCTGGGCTTCCGCTCGGTGCGCTCCGCGTTCAAGGCCAAGGGCGCCGTCGACACCGAGGGCGAAGCCGTCCCCGCGTGGACGGCGTTCCGTACGGCCCTCACTGCCACGGCCGCCAACCCGGCGACCATCGGCTACTGGGCCGCGGCGTTCGCGGCGGCCTCCGCCGCCAACGTCACCGGCTCGCTCGCCGCGTCGGTGGCCATGCTCGTCGGCGTGGCGTGCGGCACGCTCCTGTGGTTCACGACCCTGAGTCTGGGGACCGCCGTGTTCCGGCGGTGGTTCACCTCCCGGATGCTCCAGGGCGTGGACCTGCTCGCGGGCGTGGGAGTCATGTTCTTCGGCGGCTTCCTCGCCTACCAGGCCATCGGCTGA
- the hemW gene encoding radical SAM family heme chaperone HemW — translation MSENIIRRNIHTYPFKYRKHEYEEYFRPESAVLYVHVPFCITKCGFCDYTVYINKNEKHFAQYVDALEKEIRAFAANPAFPGFRVDAVYFGGGTPGILTGDQTAHLLDVCRESFTFNEGVEIALEFDPSTVDAEKIALMREAGFNRLNLGIQAFDDRLLKICNRSHDLATAERAYRTIVDGGFTHTNIDLIFPLPDQSLDDWKHSVDRAIELEPACITAYGLEIWPKTAFHSLIKSGKMSLPSPEDEARMYEYAIDALEAAGFKRRSSTGYYHPDRCADYSKFLEYYWRTWPMIGFGVSSKSVIHDRLFVNVKPLKQYYELVDEGKIPLDFATYLTKEQEMRRVMIRGLKMCEIYRQDFHNRFGIAMEDVFGHELEQLLDKGWLERQGSDVYSLTRSGQLMSTNVYEMFYAPDDLSPAEADEVRFGISELVE, via the coding sequence ATGTCCGAGAACATCATCCGCCGCAACATCCACACGTACCCGTTCAAGTACCGCAAGCACGAGTACGAGGAGTACTTCCGCCCCGAGAGCGCCGTGCTCTACGTCCACGTGCCGTTCTGCATCACCAAATGCGGATTCTGCGACTACACGGTCTACATCAACAAGAACGAGAAGCACTTCGCGCAGTACGTCGACGCCCTGGAAAAGGAAATCCGCGCGTTCGCCGCGAACCCCGCCTTCCCGGGATTCCGGGTCGACGCCGTATACTTCGGCGGCGGCACCCCGGGAATCCTCACCGGCGACCAGACCGCCCACCTGCTCGACGTGTGCCGGGAGTCCTTCACCTTCAACGAAGGCGTGGAGATCGCCCTCGAATTCGACCCGTCCACGGTCGACGCGGAGAAGATCGCGCTGATGCGGGAGGCCGGCTTCAACCGGCTCAACCTGGGAATCCAGGCCTTCGACGACAGGCTGCTCAAGATCTGCAACCGGTCCCACGACCTGGCCACCGCCGAGCGCGCGTACCGGACCATCGTCGACGGCGGCTTCACGCACACCAACATCGACCTGATCTTCCCGCTGCCCGACCAGTCCCTCGACGACTGGAAGCACAGCGTGGACCGGGCGATCGAGCTGGAGCCCGCCTGCATCACCGCCTACGGCCTGGAGATCTGGCCGAAGACGGCCTTCCACTCGCTGATCAAGTCCGGGAAGATGTCGCTCCCCTCGCCCGAGGACGAGGCGCGGATGTACGAGTACGCCATCGACGCCCTGGAGGCGGCGGGCTTCAAGCGGCGCAGCTCGACCGGCTACTACCACCCGGACCGCTGCGCCGACTACTCGAAGTTCCTCGAGTACTACTGGCGCACCTGGCCGATGATCGGATTCGGCGTGTCCTCGAAGAGCGTGATCCACGACCGGCTCTTCGTGAACGTCAAGCCGCTCAAGCAGTACTACGAACTCGTCGACGAGGGGAAGATCCCGCTCGACTTCGCCACGTATCTCACCAAGGAACAAGAGATGCGGCGCGTCATGATTCGCGGCCTCAAGATGTGCGAGATCTACCGCCAGGACTTCCACAACCGCTTCGGAATCGCCATGGAGGATGTTTTCGGACACGAGCTGGAGCAGCTTCTCGACAAGGGATGGCTGGAAAGGCAGGGCAGCGACGTGTATTCGCTGACCCGGTCGGGGCAGCTCATGTCAACGAATGTGTACGAGATGTTCTACGCCCCTGACGACCTCAGCCCCGCAGAGGCCGATGAAGTACGCTTCGGGATATCCGAACTCGTCGAATGA
- a CDS encoding radical SAM/SPASM domain-containing protein, which translates to MRHGTDYRVLPFSDDTSAVLITGNHRLLLAPADTARRLEAGVDGLLPAERLAWDRLRAGAGIGEETNRSTLSQSALSDGADFAVNVNLTNVCNLACTYCFAEGGDYGRITEAMGEHSIAWIFDFIDANTAPGQRVRFEFFGGEPLANFSVIEKICERARGIAERDGTEFVHRISTNLTLMPAGVEDLFRRFGFIVSVSLDGGREVQDANRPSKNGKGSYDRIVRNLRRLREACGEDVTLVARMTIATAEPSLRDNVHDLWSLDLFDYFQIYPGVYPVEQGTKVPIALTLGDRKLSEPQGITYINHFLQPGIVEQFKDFLVHYPELFAAGNRFKGVLEYERTVQMVTEGATALAFCSGGRTYYTHSPDGSVSPCHRLVGDESFDVGTGAEGITRPHPEWRRTVDEHPVCGGCWARYLCGGGCRQENHVASGDVNVLNNESCQYQLMLAEEVIKMLAASGAQYRGRSRTRYDDLFVSCGRPVVPNDRPAADLAADYGPFRVLC; encoded by the coding sequence ATGAGGCACGGAACCGACTACCGGGTCCTGCCGTTCAGCGACGACACCTCGGCCGTGCTCATCACCGGCAACCACCGCCTGCTGCTCGCACCCGCCGACACCGCGCGCCGGCTGGAGGCGGGCGTGGACGGGCTGTTGCCGGCGGAGCGGCTGGCCTGGGACCGCCTGCGGGCGGGCGCCGGCATCGGCGAGGAGACCAACCGGAGCACGCTGTCGCAGAGCGCGCTGTCGGACGGCGCGGACTTCGCCGTCAACGTCAATCTGACCAACGTCTGCAACCTGGCCTGCACGTACTGCTTCGCCGAGGGCGGGGACTACGGCCGGATCACCGAGGCGATGGGCGAGCACTCGATCGCCTGGATCTTCGACTTCATCGACGCGAACACCGCGCCCGGCCAGCGGGTCCGCTTCGAGTTCTTCGGCGGCGAGCCGCTCGCGAACTTCTCCGTCATCGAGAAGATCTGCGAACGCGCCCGGGGCATCGCCGAGCGTGACGGCACCGAGTTCGTCCACCGCATCTCCACCAACCTCACCCTGATGCCGGCGGGCGTCGAGGACCTGTTCCGGCGGTTCGGCTTCATCGTGTCCGTCTCCCTGGACGGCGGACGCGAGGTGCAGGACGCCAACCGGCCCTCGAAGAACGGCAAGGGCTCCTACGACCGGATCGTCCGCAACCTCCGCCGGCTGCGCGAGGCCTGCGGCGAGGACGTCACCCTGGTCGCGCGGATGACGATCGCCACGGCCGAGCCCAGCCTGCGCGACAACGTGCACGACCTGTGGTCCCTGGACCTCTTCGACTACTTCCAGATCTATCCGGGCGTCTACCCGGTGGAACAGGGCACCAAGGTCCCGATCGCCCTGACCCTGGGCGACCGCAAGCTGTCCGAACCGCAGGGCATCACCTACATCAACCACTTCCTCCAGCCGGGCATCGTCGAGCAGTTCAAGGACTTCCTCGTCCACTACCCGGAGCTGTTCGCCGCCGGCAACCGCTTCAAGGGCGTGCTGGAGTACGAGCGGACCGTGCAGATGGTCACCGAGGGCGCCACCGCACTGGCCTTCTGCTCGGGCGGGCGCACGTACTACACCCACTCGCCCGACGGCAGCGTCAGCCCGTGCCACCGCCTCGTCGGCGACGAGAGCTTCGACGTGGGCACCGGCGCCGAGGGCATCACCCGCCCCCACCCCGAGTGGCGGCGGACCGTGGACGAGCACCCGGTCTGCGGGGGCTGCTGGGCCCGGTACCTGTGCGGCGGCGGCTGCCGGCAGGAGAACCACGTCGCCTCGGGCGACGTCAACGTCCTCAACAACGAGTCCTGCCAGTACCAGTTGATGCTCGCCGAAGAGGTCATCAAGATGCTGGCCGCCTCCGGTGCGCAGTACCGCGGCCGGTCCCGGACCCGCTACGACGACCTGTTCGTCTCGTGCGGCCGCCCGGTCGTCCCCAACGACCGGCCCGCCGCCGACCTCGCCGCCGACTACGGGCCTTTCCGGGTGCTCTGCTGA
- the amrS gene encoding AmmeMemoRadiSam system radical SAM enzyme — protein MTQSNWNKEPHPARLEERLDDGVVRCHLSPRNCKMRPGQHGFCMVRANHDGRLVTLNYGRSVHATEETIETEAVFHYAPGARILSMGNVGCMLNCDYCHNWKTSQARYVEDKDVYQYTPEEVVDIAVRHGIKVISWTYNDPVVWHEFVVETAALAKAAGIVNLYKSAFFISGEAIEELIPVIDIFSVSIKSLDPTYYRKITKGWLEPVLEGTEQVYRAGKHVEVSTLMVTDLSDDEKTAREMATFVGERLDPSVPTHFVRFHPDYKMTNTIRTPVDRLERARKTALGMGLQHVYLGNVYDTESTNTWCSRCGQLQVTRYGLNADLVGIDAAGNCVACGGHAPLRLLPDARRRTRVADLPAGADLDVAGFDWHGDVRALHVQMRNDSAAPARAYTRRHGDAAADQGWEVIDLAPQESFRYIAAKSTPGEIGVQVAIPARCTSSLHQVFDRAHFPTTEVAAGTLNQDISPLPLFQPGTRT, from the coding sequence GTGACGCAGTCGAACTGGAACAAGGAGCCACACCCCGCCAGGTTGGAGGAACGCCTGGACGACGGTGTCGTCCGATGTCATCTCAGCCCCCGGAACTGCAAGATGCGGCCCGGTCAGCACGGATTCTGCATGGTGCGCGCCAATCACGACGGACGCCTGGTCACCCTGAACTACGGACGGTCCGTCCACGCCACCGAGGAAACCATCGAGACGGAAGCCGTATTCCACTACGCGCCCGGTGCCCGGATTCTCTCCATGGGCAATGTGGGATGCATGCTCAACTGCGACTACTGCCACAACTGGAAGACCTCGCAGGCGCGTTACGTGGAAGACAAGGACGTCTACCAGTACACCCCCGAGGAAGTGGTGGACATCGCCGTCCGGCACGGCATCAAGGTCATTTCCTGGACCTACAACGACCCGGTCGTATGGCATGAGTTCGTCGTGGAGACCGCCGCGCTCGCCAAGGCCGCCGGCATCGTCAACCTCTACAAGTCCGCCTTCTTCATCAGCGGCGAGGCGATCGAAGAACTCATTCCCGTGATCGACATCTTCTCGGTCTCGATCAAATCCCTTGATCCGACGTACTACCGGAAGATCACCAAGGGCTGGCTGGAACCCGTTCTCGAAGGAACGGAGCAGGTCTACCGGGCCGGCAAGCACGTCGAGGTCTCCACCCTGATGGTCACCGACCTCAGCGACGACGAGAAGACCGCCCGTGAGATGGCCACCTTCGTCGGCGAGCGGCTGGACCCGTCCGTGCCCACCCACTTCGTGCGGTTCCACCCCGACTACAAGATGACCAACACGATCCGCACCCCCGTCGACCGACTGGAGCGGGCCCGCAAGACCGCCCTCGGCATGGGCCTCCAGCACGTCTACCTCGGCAACGTGTACGACACCGAGTCGACCAACACCTGGTGCAGCCGGTGCGGACAGCTCCAGGTCACCCGCTACGGGCTCAACGCCGACCTGGTCGGCATCGACGCCGCCGGCAACTGCGTCGCCTGCGGCGGCCACGCCCCGCTCAGGCTCCTCCCGGACGCCCGGCGCCGGACCAGGGTGGCCGACCTGCCCGCCGGCGCGGACCTCGACGTGGCCGGCTTCGACTGGCACGGCGACGTACGCGCGCTGCACGTCCAGATGCGCAACGACTCCGCCGCCCCGGCCCGCGCGTACACCCGCCGGCACGGCGACGCGGCCGCCGACCAGGGCTGGGAGGTCATCGACCTCGCACCGCAGGAGAGCTTCCGGTACATCGCCGCCAAGAGCACCCCGGGCGAGATCGGCGTACAGGTCGCCATCCCCGCCCGGTGCACCTCCAGCCTCCACCAGGTCTTCGACCGGGCCCACTTCCCGACGACCGAGGTCGCCGCCGGCACCCTCAACCAGGACATCTCGCCGCTGCCCCTGTTCCAGCCGGGCACGCGCACCTGA
- the fdxA gene encoding ferredoxin: protein MTFVIAEPCVDVKDKACLDVCPVDCIYEGERTLYIQPYECIDCSACEPACPVEAIYRESELPAEWQVYEQVNAEFFTRTTALGSAGGAAVTGPAGVDHAYVAELPRQPAAD from the coding sequence GTGACCTTCGTGATCGCTGAACCATGTGTGGACGTCAAGGACAAAGCCTGTCTGGACGTCTGTCCCGTCGACTGTATCTACGAGGGTGAACGCACCCTTTACATCCAGCCGTACGAATGCATCGACTGTTCCGCATGTGAACCCGCCTGCCCGGTCGAGGCGATCTACCGGGAAAGCGAACTGCCCGCGGAATGGCAGGTGTACGAGCAGGTCAACGCCGAATTCTTCACCCGTACCACCGCACTCGGATCCGCCGGCGGCGCCGCCGTGACCGGCCCGGCCGGAGTGGACCACGCGTACGTCGCCGAGCTGCCCCGCCAGCCGGCCGCCGACTGA
- a CDS encoding phytoene desaturase family protein codes for MPSILDAVVVGAGPNGLTAAVELARRGLSVAVFEAEPKVGGGARTEELTLPGFRHDPCSAVHPLGAGSPVFSTMPLARHGLEWLHAPLPMAHPFDDGTAAVLSRSVSETAASFGPRDAGAYRRLVAPFLGRWDTLARDFMSLPSTALPRDPATLARFGLAGLPPSTWLLRRFRDEPARALFAGLVAHVIAPLGGIATGAVGLVFALAAHAGGWPMPRGGSQAISDALAGYLAELGGQIHTDFEVKRLDDLPPARAYVFDTSPTALARIARLGRAYEGYRYGAAVFKIDYALSGPVPWTAPEARRAGTVQVGPRLRDIDAALQLASAGRAPRTPFLITAQPSLVDPGRAPEGKHTFWAYGHVPAGWDGDLTDAVERQLERFAPGFRDLVLARATAGPPQLAARNPNYVGGDIACGAASGLQLLLRPKLSLRPYATPHPAVFLCSSATPPGPGVHGMSGHNAAKAVWRQLRGGGR; via the coding sequence GTGCCGTCGATTCTTGATGCGGTGGTCGTGGGGGCGGGCCCGAACGGGCTGACCGCCGCCGTCGAGCTCGCCCGGCGCGGCCTCTCGGTGGCCGTCTTCGAGGCCGAGCCGAAGGTCGGCGGGGGAGCGCGCACCGAAGAGCTCACCCTGCCCGGCTTCCGCCACGACCCGTGCTCCGCCGTGCACCCGCTGGGCGCCGGCTCGCCGGTGTTCTCGACGATGCCGCTGGCGCGCCACGGCCTGGAGTGGCTGCACGCGCCGCTGCCCATGGCGCACCCCTTCGACGACGGCACGGCCGCCGTGCTCTCCCGCTCGGTGTCCGAGACGGCGGCGTCCTTCGGCCCGCGCGACGCCGGCGCCTACCGGCGGCTCGTCGCGCCCTTCCTCGGCCGGTGGGACACCCTGGCCCGGGACTTCATGTCGCTGCCGTCCACCGCCCTGCCGCGGGACCCGGCCACGCTGGCCCGCTTCGGGCTCGCCGGACTGCCGCCGTCCACCTGGCTGCTGCGCCGGTTCCGCGACGAGCCGGCCCGGGCGCTGTTCGCCGGGCTGGTCGCGCACGTGATCGCCCCGCTCGGCGGGATCGCCACCGGCGCGGTCGGTCTGGTGTTCGCGCTGGCCGCGCACGCCGGCGGCTGGCCGATGCCGCGCGGCGGCTCCCAGGCCATCTCCGACGCCCTCGCCGGATACCTGGCCGAGCTGGGCGGGCAGATCCACACGGACTTCGAGGTCAAGCGCCTCGACGACCTCCCGCCGGCCCGCGCGTACGTCTTCGACACGTCGCCCACCGCGCTCGCCCGCATCGCCCGCCTCGGCCGGGCCTACGAGGGCTACCGCTACGGCGCCGCAGTGTTCAAGATCGACTACGCGCTGTCCGGGCCGGTGCCGTGGACCGCGCCGGAGGCCCGGCGGGCGGGCACCGTCCAGGTCGGCCCCCGGCTGCGCGACATCGACGCCGCCCTGCAGCTGGCCTCCGCCGGCCGGGCTCCCCGTACGCCGTTCCTGATCACCGCGCAGCCCAGCCTGGTGGACCCGGGCCGCGCGCCGGAGGGCAAGCACACCTTCTGGGCCTACGGGCACGTGCCCGCGGGGTGGGACGGCGATCTCACCGACGCCGTCGAACGCCAACTGGAGCGGTTCGCACCGGGCTTCCGCGACCTGGTGCTCGCCCGCGCCACCGCCGGCCCTCCGCAGCTGGCCGCCCGCAACCCCAACTACGTCGGCGGGGACATCGCCTGCGGCGCGGCCTCCGGCCTCCAGCTGCTGCTCCGCCCGAAGCTGTCGCTGCGCCCGTACGCCACCCCGCACCCGGCCGTCTTCCTCTGCTCCTCGGCGACTCCGCCCGGCCCCGGCGTGCACGGCATGTCCGGGCACAACGCGGCCAAGGCGGTCTGGCGGCAGCTGCGCGGCGGGGGCCGCTGA
- a CDS encoding inositol monophosphatase family protein — protein MIEEFLARDLSDVEEAVRKAAAVEIMPRFRQLAEHEVDEKSGPHDLVTVADRRAEEYLTASLTKLLPGSVVVGEEAVHADPTVYGALRGDAPVWIVDPVDGTRQFVHGEPAFCTLVALALHGEILASWTYAPALDELATAVRGAGSFVNGQRIHSGSPEAGAELRVATAHPFYTSDEDKRVLARLDVPGVVPRPCGSAGLEYLKIARGEMDALAFNWPSAWDHAAGLLLVAEAGGAQATVAGEPFRVDRDNVLPFVIARDEPTVVRIADLLRGGA, from the coding sequence ATGATCGAAGAGTTCCTGGCACGCGACCTGTCCGACGTCGAGGAAGCCGTCCGCAAGGCGGCGGCGGTCGAGATCATGCCGAGATTCCGGCAACTGGCCGAGCACGAGGTCGACGAGAAGAGCGGCCCGCACGACCTGGTCACCGTCGCCGACCGGCGCGCCGAGGAGTACCTCACCGCCTCCCTGACCAAGCTGCTGCCCGGCTCGGTCGTCGTCGGCGAGGAAGCCGTGCACGCCGACCCCACCGTGTACGGGGCGCTGCGCGGCGACGCCCCGGTGTGGATCGTGGACCCGGTCGACGGCACCCGCCAGTTCGTCCACGGCGAGCCCGCCTTCTGCACCCTGGTGGCCCTCGCCCTGCACGGCGAGATCCTCGCGTCCTGGACGTACGCCCCCGCCCTCGACGAGCTGGCCACCGCCGTCCGCGGCGCCGGCTCGTTCGTCAACGGGCAGCGCATCCACAGCGGTTCCCCCGAGGCCGGCGCGGAGCTGCGCGTCGCCACCGCCCACCCGTTCTACACGAGCGACGAGGACAAGCGGGTCCTGGCCCGGCTCGACGTGCCGGGCGTCGTCCCCCGCCCGTGCGGGTCCGCCGGCCTGGAGTACCTGAAGATCGCCCGGGGCGAGATGGACGCCCTCGCGTTCAACTGGCCCTCCGCCTGGGACCACGCGGCCGGCCTGCTGCTCGTCGCCGAGGCCGGCGGCGCGCAGGCCACCGTCGCCGGGGAGCCCTTCCGGGTGGACCGGGACAACGTGCTGCCGTTCGTCATCGCGCGCGACGAGCCGACCGTCGTACGGATCGCGGACCTGTTGCGGGGCGGGGCCTGA
- a CDS encoding Fur family transcriptional regulator has product MSDLVVRLRQRGWRMTSQRRVVAEVLDGEHVHLTADEVHARAAQRLPEISRATVYNALGELVSLGEVAEVSTDGRAKRYDPNARYPHEHLVCSGCGLIRDVHPTGDPLDHLPVHQRYGFEVSDAQVTYRGLCPSCAP; this is encoded by the coding sequence ATGAGTGACCTGGTGGTGCGGCTGCGGCAGCGCGGCTGGCGGATGACGTCGCAGCGGCGGGTCGTGGCGGAGGTACTCGACGGCGAGCACGTGCACCTGACCGCCGACGAGGTGCACGCGCGGGCCGCGCAGCGGCTACCCGAGATCTCCCGGGCCACGGTGTACAACGCGCTGGGCGAGCTGGTTTCGCTCGGCGAGGTCGCGGAGGTGTCCACGGACGGCCGCGCGAAGCGGTACGACCCCAACGCGCGGTATCCGCACGAGCACCTGGTGTGCTCGGGGTGCGGCCTCATCCGTGACGTCCACCCGACCGGGGATCCCCTGGACCACCTGCCGGTGCACCAGCGCTACGGCTTCGAGGTCTCCGACGCGCAAGTCACCTACCGCGGCCTCTGCCCGTCCTGCGCCCCGTAG